GTGGCAATGGTGTCGAAGCCAGCAAAAAGAAAGATGATAGCTTGGCTCtgttaaaataataacaaaaatatgtcCAATCCAGTAATTACTTAGGTTTAAGTCTTAAAgtgttttctcttctttttcgtaaagtagtataattataatctcGTCATAGTGCTTAAAAACTCCTAAAAtgtaacataaataaataaagtattttaacaAAGGATAAGAATTCTTAATACATCCgctattttaaaagaatatttgatTCCGGaactttttaaagaattcatttctTTCATCATTCCATCCAAACAATGTTCTTAATATAAAAAGCTGTTTCAAAAGATACCTAGTCTCACTATAGATTAAGTTATTGAGGGAATACCATCCATTCATTATATATTTGCCATGTACTTTCAGAGTGAAACTTTTAAAAGCAGCCCTAAAAACAATGTTTGTTTCTCTCTTGGTTGGCATTTTTTAGCTATTAAAGTTGTTATACACACTAAAGGCCTGATGCGAACATTCTTTTAAGTAATTACTTAGATAATTATTTAGTGATTATTTAATATTACAGACTCGATGATAAATGATAATTGGCTTAGAAAGTAATGATTATTACAAGCAGTTATATATTTCTTAGTAAACACTCTTATGCTTACATGTATTTCCGATCTAGTGAGGTCCTTGCCACTGGCCTGACCAGCTTCCGTCTCTGCGTTCATCACCAGGTCAATAAAGTCGTTGACCTTGTTTTTCTTGTCATCGTGTTTCCTCTCTTCAATGATCTGATCAATGACCTGGGCGAGGTACTCCATAGATTTCTTTGGCAGCATGTGGAAACCCAGCTTGGCCAGAATGCCAGAAAGCGCCGGCAAGAACCAGACCACGAAGAAGACGATACGATTTCCATTCATTACTTTGTTAGCTTCGACAGCGAATTCGTTCTTGGGATCTTTGAGCGTGTTGATGTCCAGGCCGAACCCAGTGCTGGCGATGACATCCAGGGTAAAGCAGGAACTGATCTCTCGCAGCTCAACATCTTCACCGGTTTCCTGTAGATGTTGCAAATTTTCCAGCAAAATCTTCGCGTTCTTTTCAACATGAGAAGCCATTCTTTTTATTCGCCCAGAACTAAACGTAGGGGAGATTATGCTTCTGACACGCTTCCAGTGATCTCCCCTTAAGCTGAGCAGGTTGTCGTGGAAAGGAGGTTCGAAGTCCAGGAATGAGTAATGGTCAACAAAAtggttaaaatttttaattaggATATCTTTGACCATGTCCAAATCCTTGACCACAATAACTGGTCTTCGAGCGTCAAACCATCCATAGACCTGATTAGAAAAAGCAAATGatgaataattaaaaatttaagcagacaaataatatatatatatatatatatatatatatatatatatatatatataattacaaaGGTTAAGTTAGGAGCACCATAGAACGTAACAATCTAAACTTATATATGTCATTTACCAACAATTAGACTTATccttttaaatttacatttaaacataatttttatattttaaatttgacaTGTGCACTCTATAAAACGTTTCAGCAATTAGACTTACCTTTTTCTCTTTATACTTGTTATAGAAAACTTTCTGAACTTCGAACATGCCGTGCTTCATGGCCAGATCAAAGTTTCCCACTATCCACCGTGGCTGCGGGTGATCGATTCccaattttttaaagacttggTGGTGAGCAGACATGTACTTGACGAAGAGAGCGACGAGCAGGAGCAACACTGCCCCTAGGATGACCAGTGTGCACAGCATTGTCTTGGACTTTTATCTCCTGATGTGTCTCTGACCTGTCGATTAGGACATAACTTTGTAGCGGATGTGCTTTAAATAAAGTCACTAGTTCACAGTGGAATAGAGGATTATAGACCAATCAGTGAATTCTCTCCTGTACAACTTACAGCGTATATGATTCCAAAGTGATCTCCCTTTCCCACAAAGCACAGCTAGTGTTACATTCAGTGATCCAAAAGAAATAGAAGTATGTCTTATTTACTCAATTAATAGATATCCGAAGGTCGGAGGGCAGAAGGCTTCACAGAAACACGATTTCAAAAGGGTTGACAATTGTATGCATATTCAGACAATTTGATAATAAAGCAGAAGAGAGCAACAAGGCTAACACATTATCTCAGCGATCCagttatatctagatcaaaCTAGACTCTTTACACACAGCGTTCATAAGTAAACACGTGTGTCTGTACATTGGCCTAACAGTTCAGCTTTAAATCTGTCACAAATTCCCACAAACTGTtaaagaaactaaaacaaaacttaacgTACACAAGAAACACATTAAACTTTAAACCTAAACATTTGTCAAAGTTTAGATATTAAGGCCAAGTTCTAGGTTGCTTGAATATAATATGGATGGATTGTTGGTATGCGCTTCTGGCTGTCGTcgcgatggtcccgagttcaaatccTGTCATATTAATCCCCTGCTGTCAAACAGAAGCTTAGGACTTGGACGCAATCATCTTCATATTTGTAGGGACTGTCAAAGcgtagaataaagaacaaagcAACAAATGtctcaatttatttttacaaggagttatttttatttaaataatacattATATGACTTAAAGATTCTTGAATTTGTGACTTCCGAATTTTTACTCTTTGACGAtacagtggattaaagattttctgatagggagagaacaaactgtaatcataaatggctctaaatcaacaccaataacaggaCAGAagtcttaaaagtaaagtagcaattatacataaaacactgaaccataatcttcaaaaacaaaatgtaataaaatactcagaaagacacaaagatatgaGTACATTCACCGTtccttatgctaggacaaatttgtacaaaaactccttcttccctagtgctattagagcatggaatgggttgcctgagccagccaggaaagccagtgacttggcagaatttaggtcattggttaatatgcatgactgaatgcatgaagcgtaggacgtaatcatcttcttttttttaaataacgtctgtattatataagataagagatgagagagagaaagagagaagagaaagaagaaagagagagaatgataagagactgagaaagagagaaagatacaaagagagATGAGatagagaagaaaaaacaacagcaacaacaacactgACCAGTTATCTCTGCATTCCTATGAAGGACATGATCCTGACTCACAACCCCGATGAATTAGAAGCCATTTTATTTGATGTTTCAGTGAGTAGACTAGAACATCAAGACGTTTTGAATAAATCTCTTCACGTCTTGATTATAAgacaattaaaacatttttagttacaaaccttcaatagtaggcctactctttaAGTGCTGAGCATTAGGAAATACACTAATAGAAAATGAAACCTGACTCAATAAAGCGGGTATCCATGGAATCTGGTCAAGGCGTTTTCATTCATCATTGCTAATTATAACTCACTGTGCAAGCTACCTGGTCTCGGCCACAGAGATAGGGACGGGCGATGTGTACTTTGTAAGAACCTTGCCCCACATATTGGTTTCTCCCCCATTGTTTGCCATATTATAGTAACCCTAGTTTCAATCTTTTAACTTAGTACAGATAAGTCACAATAGGTTTACATTCAAACATTGTATAATCCAAACAAGTCTACAATTGGCTGTTTTACAATGTGTCTACAAATCAGCAACAATACCACGTTTATGGAGGTATACACTGGTTTCTGCTAAGTACAACCCTATGTGGCACTATTAAATGGTTATATTTCTCATTCTGGCAATACTAATGCCAGAGAATTCAGAGAACTTGCcagtttgtttataaaatgcaagaaaaatataaaaatactttaaaacacccttatattaagtgtaatagtatcaattaatttgaatCATTCaagtaataaaatttgtaatagatcttgactaacaataataaatctagaaatattttgaccacttgttttttgtttagcgcaatttcatgctttgagttttctcaatgcgctatgtcGGTTGggaaggggagaaagaaaggcgtatctgggtgaatgttaccgtggTAGCTTTTTACatgcaatttataaaaaacaaagttatacGCCTTGAAATCGAATCAAGCCTCTTCAAGCCactacactaaccactgtgccatcaaagtgcttatgaaaacatAAAAGATTTATAGTTATCTACCGGAATTGTTGGTTTCAAACTTTGAAGCGACGACCCaattctctacacaaactttaaaggggactaattcaacttataccaccacatctgtgaagtacaacttcttttccttgttcg
The DNA window shown above is from Biomphalaria glabrata chromosome 5, xgBioGlab47.1, whole genome shotgun sequence and carries:
- the LOC106073257 gene encoding cytochrome P450 3A7-like, whose product is MLCTLVILGAVLLLLVALFVKYMSAHHQVFKKLGIDHPQPRWIVGNFDLAMKHGMFEVQKVFYNKYKEKKVYGWFDARRPVIVVKDLDMVKDILIKNFNHFVDHYSFLDFEPPFHDNLLSLRGDHWKRVRSIISPTFSSGRIKRMASHVEKNAKILLENLQHLQETGEDVELREISSCFTLDVIASTGFGLDINTLKDPKNEFAVEANKVMNGNRIVFFVVWFLPALSGILAKLGFHMLPKKSMEYLAQVIDQIIEERKHDDKKNKVNDFIDLVMNAETEAGQASGKDLTRSEIHSQAIIFLFAGFDTIATALSFTLFHLAMHPECCEKVQAEVDAKCGKDIPDYDKVQTLTYLDMCINESIRLTPPGIFISRQCVEDIQIQGVHFPKDMAVIIPTYAIQTDPEIFPEPEKFDPERFSPENKVNRHPMAFLPFGQGPRNCIGMRLALLELKIALATILQNLTPVPCSKTVYPAKLSKIQTRAMDGLWVKFQNRKIAN